TGCGCGCCGCGCACCGTAATGTCCCCTTCCCCCGCCGCAAGCACCTGCGCCGCCCCGGTGGCGTGGGGCAGGTCCAAGTGCTCGGCGATCTCGGGGCCCACCTGGGCGGTGTCCCCGTCGGTGGTCTGCTTCCCGCACAGGATCAGGTCAAAGGGCGCCAGGCTGCGCAGCCCCTGCGCCAGGGTATAGCTGGTGGCCAGCACATCCGCCCCGGCAAACCGGCGGTCGCTGATCACCGCGCCGCCGTCCGCGCCCATATACAGCGCTTCCAGCACCGCGGCCTTTGCCTGGGGCGGCCCCATTGTGATCGTGCGCACCCGGCCGCCATACTTCTGCCGCAGCTGAAACGCCAGTTCCAGCGCGTAAAGGTCATAGGGGTTCAGCTTGCTCTCCACCCCGTCGCGCCGCAGCACGCCGGTCACCGGGTCCACCTCCACGGCGCTGGTGCCCGGCACCTGTTTGATACAAACAAGAATCTCCATTTCAGGTTTCTCCTTAAAAATCGCCCCCAAATGCGGCGGCTTGCACGGCCGTCAGGATTTTGGGGGCACAGAATGGCTCGGCTTCAATAATTTTTATCCAGGATCGAGGTGGTCACCCGCTTGTTGATCTCTTTGGAATAGTCGAACTGGGTGCGGTATACCTCGGTGAACAAAAGGTCCAGCACGAACAGCTGCGCGGTCTTCGAGGGAAACGACCCCTCCTGCAAAGGCGGCTCATAGCCGCCGCACAGCAGCACCACGTCCATATACTCCGCCAGCGGCGACTTTGCGTAGCGGGTGATCGCCACCGTGCGGGCGCCGCCGGCGCGCGCCTTCTGCGCCATCTGCACGATCTCCTTGCTGGCGCCCGAGTGGGAGATAAAGATCGCCACATCATGCTCGTTCAGGGTGGAGGCGCCCATGGTCTGCATG
This window of the Oscillospiraceae bacterium genome carries:
- the etfB_2 gene encoding electron transfer flavoprotein subunit beta; this encodes MEILVCIKQVPGTSAVEVDPVTGVLRRDGVESKLNPYDLYALELAFQLRQKYGGRVRTITMGPPQAKAAVLEALYMGADGGAVISDRRFAGADVLATSYTLAQGLRSLAPFDLILCGKQTTDGDTAQVGPEIAEHLDLPHATGAAQVLAAGEGDITVRGAQDGLIVTQTLRLPCLVCVDGAVNTPRLPSYRRKKQLGEGQVRFLSLDDMEDRDERHYGLSGSPTQVVRIFPPEKSTEKELWTGTEPELAQKLFDLFKGQKAL